The Plasmodium sp. gorilla clade G2 genome assembly, chromosome: 4 genome has a segment encoding these proteins:
- a CDS encoding mRNA-binding protein PUF2, which yields MDSIFLEDDAIGHVNNINHLNDINNIGVINNTDNINNNNDVVENFNFKDQLKHLKNMKTCSTRYNSMPSSNIEMLYDQELMENQNILFLNDTENDIFNFSREINKEEYYKKYYIDKENHEKKDYNHIYHNFENNHNFEYFKNSEHCEKSPEQIIANNRYYENLPEQVIINNKDMLKNDEEKQNVDVHVHIDMSKVMYDIYFLCFHKNGCEYIIRKLKEDNKEEKEIILNSLLIDTMSLCPDIYGSYVAQSIFDLKDEKYKERFTDEFLKHTSFLTLHTYGCRLIQKSLESLSDEYKCKIFKELQEDLIKYICHQNGNHVIQKCVEVLPCSYIDIIINIIEEYLPFLSSHAYGCRIVQRIYEIGNEQQINRLNEQIIKKIHLIKNRYGNYVIQKCFEHSDDNIRFIITDEIVNDIYKLSSHKYACNIIEKILLKKEYKYKKKIIKKIVSDISDGKDNIINICKDCYGNFMMQKLLTTCRKKERNFIIKTIIENLDKLKDETYGKYILRAINNLEK from the exons atggactCTATTTTTTTAGAAGATGACGCAATTGGacatgtaaataatataaaccatttaaatgatattaataacataggagttattaataatacagataacataaataataataatgatgttgtagaaaattttaattttaaagatCAATTAAAacatttgaaaaatatgaaaaccTGCTCAACTCGTTATAACAGTATGCCATCGTCAAACATTGAAATGTTGTATGATCAAGAACTCATGGAAAATCAGaacattctttttttaaatgatacagagaatgatatatttaatttttcaaggGAAATAAACAAAGAggaatattacaaaaaatattatattgataaagaaaatcatgaaaaaaaagattataatcatatttatcataattttgaaaataatcataattttgaatattttaaaaattctgAACATTGTGAAAAATCACCTGAACAAATTATAGCTAATAATagatattatgaaaatttaCCTGAACAAGTCATAATTAATAACAAGgatatgttaaaaaatgatgaagaaaagCAAAATGTGGATGTACACGTGCATATTGACATGAGCAAAGTAatgtatgatatatattttttatgttttcataaaaatggttgtgaatatataataagaaaattaaaagaagataataaagaagaaaaggaaataatattaaattcttTATTAATAGATACGATGTCTTTATGTCCAGATATATATGGTAGTTATGTAGCTCAAAGTATATTTGATTTAAaggatgaaaaatataaggaACGTTTTACAGATGAGTTTTTAAAACATACAAGTTTTCTAACATTACATACATATGGATGTAGACTTATACAGAAGTCACTAGAATCATTATCTgatgaatataaatgtaaaatatttaaagaattacaagaggatttaataaaatatatatgtcatCAAAATGGGAATCATGTTATACAAAAATGTGTGGAAGTATTACCATGTAgctatatagatataataataaatattattgaaGAATATTTACCTTTTCTAAGTTCACATGCTTATGGTTGTAGAATTGTACaaagaatatatgaaatagGAAATGAGCAACAAATTAATAGATTGAATGaacaaattattaaaaaaatacatctCATCAAAAATAGATATGGAAATTATGTTATACAAAAGTGTTTTGAACATTCTGATGATAACATAAGATTTATAATTACTGATGAAATagtaaatgatatatataaactctCATCCCACAAATATGCCTG CAATATAAttgaaaaaattttattaaaaaaagaatacaagtacaaaaagaaaattatcaAAAAGATTGTAAGCGATATATCTGATGG aaaggataatattataaacatttgCAAAGACTGCTATGGTAATTTTATGATGCAGAAATTATTGACAACGTGTAGAAAAAAAGAgagaaattttattattaaaactaTTATAGAAAACTTAGACAAGTTAAAAGACGAAACATAtg GGAAATACATTTTGAGAGCTATTAACAATTTGGAAAAGTAA